Proteins from one Pongo abelii isolate AG06213 chromosome 19, NHGRI_mPonAbe1-v2.0_pri, whole genome shotgun sequence genomic window:
- the LOC134760545 gene encoding protein FAM27L-like: MAKPQAESGEAERHPILRPDRMVFGFVKAWTHEEMHLSRSNWTIIPILSSFFSRIKMMTLQPRTKAPQELIVLQERSRPTSEKMAVSFHGSSLRNEAIPRYSLEEEAGNGRWQQSLSL, encoded by the exons ATGGCGAAACCACAGGCAGAGTCCGGGGAAGCAGAGCGGCATCCCATCCTCAGGCCTGACCGGATGGTGTtcgg GTTTGTGAAGGCCTGGACACATGAGGAGATGCATTTGTCCCGGAGCAATTGGACTATCATCCCCATCCTTAGCAGCTTCTTTTCCAGGATCAAGATGatgacactccagcctaggaCAAAGGCCCCACAGGAGCTCATTGTCCTGCAGGAGAGGAGCAGACCCACGTCAGAGAAGATggctgtatcttttcacggctcttctctgagaaatgaagccataCCACGATACAGTCTTGAagaggaagccgggaatgggagatggcagcAATCCCTTTCCCTGtga